A stretch of Coccidioides posadasii str. Silveira chromosome 2, complete sequence DNA encodes these proteins:
- the SEN54 gene encoding tRNA-splicing endonuclease subunit sen54 (BUSCO:422764at4751~EggNog:ENOG410PNWX~COG:J~BUSCO:8141at33183): protein MADADEDGMLRPSSVDPSSSIDHDVSDETQDFRFLNNVSFFSDPTQQTLPRRGEKDFEPNPTLHQADTLAASRDAMHNALVFPRLHNPKNKVVGIFCPDGILEPVASRPDKALSETDAEIGFPEGEDEGNLSAPTKQDVDRQVYRPRGADLCVCVPNPRGQYFRAMGQADQFNRMWLLPEEALYLLERGSMDIRWPVESFESKRMIDAADAMEQGVPMSLQAAYACFIGRGGLSIERYTVYAGLKRGGYVVIRAEGWEENNSEIPETAETDQGMGDVSTEPQPGLLGRLSRLFYSIINSQSACSTAHGPVIGLGIYRSYNDIYRALSIIPGFKPDIPDSDPKIISSIAHSTSPYRLAFNVYKPSTPFRKSLPGTPDFRLAVINARTHPTLPSLTELGSLLASTPLTPPRGEKLDRLMYMRLRHGWRNVILGIVDQGVVSYLRVADAGFCKEPLYEQKLATIGPGGKGGRRPPGKKGGR, encoded by the exons ATGGCCGACGCAGACGAAGACGGCATGTTGCGACCTTCCTCCGTGGATCCCTCCTCCAGCATCGATCACGACGTCTCTGACGAGACTCAAGATTTCCGCTTTCTGAACAACGTCTCTTT CTTTTCCGATCCTACCCAGCAAACCCTGCCGCGCCGTGGAGAAAAGGACTTTGAACCAAACCCTACCCTTCACCAAGCAGACACGCTTGCGGCATCCCGGGATGCTATGCACAATGCACTCGTCTTTCCCCGGTTGCATAATCCCAAGAATAAAGTTGTGGGCATCTTCTGTCCAGATGGAATCCTGGAACCCGTAGCGTCACGGCCGGATAAAGCATTATCGGAAACGGATGCTGAGATCGGATTTCCAGAAGGCGAGGACGAGGGTAATTTGAGCGCTCCAACTAAGCAGGATGTGGACAGGCAGGTCTACCGACCCCGCGGGGCTGACCTTTGCGTGTGCGTCCCGAATCCTCGTGGCCAATATTTCAGAGCAATGGGCCAAGCAGATCAGTTCAATAGAATGTGGCTGTTGCCGGAAGAAGCGTTATACCTTTTGGAACGCGGAAGTATGGACATTAGATGGCCAGTAGAATCGTTCGAGAGCAAAAGAATGATTGATGCCGCAGATGCTATGGAGCAAGGTGTTCCGATGAGTTTGCAAGCAGCCTATGCGTGCTTTATTGGACGTGGAGGATTGTCCATAGAACGCTATACCGTATACGCGGGATTAAAAAGAGGTGGATATGTCGTTATTCGTGCAGAAGGGTGGGAAGAGAACAATTCTGAAATACCGGAAACCGCGGAGACTGACCAGGGAATGGGGGATGTATCCACTGAACCACAGCCGGGTCTTTTAGGACGCTTATCGCGCCTTTTCTATTCTATTATCAATTCACAATCGGCATGTTCTACCGCCCATGGGCCGGTGATAGGCTTGGGAATTTACAGAAGTTACA ACGACATCTATCGTGCCCTCTCGATCATTCCAGGCTTTAAACCGGATATCCCAGATTCAGACCCGAAAATTATATCGTCAATTGCCCATTCAACCTCGCCTTACCGCCTTGCGTTCAATGTCTACAAGCCTTCAACCCCGTTTCGCAAATCCCTCCCGGGCACACCAGATTTCCGCCTTGCTGTAATAAACGCCCGAACACATCCCACCCTACCGTCGCTTACAGAACTCGGCTCCCTCTTAGCAAGTACACCGTTAACACCCCCGCGCGGTGAAAAATTGGATCGTCTAATGTACATGCGGCTGCGACATGGATGGCGGAACGTTATCCTTGGTATTGTTGACCAGGGAGTCGTCAGCTATTTGAGAGTTGCGGATGCTGGCTTCTGCAAGGAGCCGCTGTACGAGCAGAAATTAGCAACCATAGGCCCTGGCGGCAAAGGTGGTAGGAGGCCGCCAGGGAAGAAGGGAGGACGATAG
- a CDS encoding uncharacterized protein (EggNog:ENOG410PQMI~COG:K~BUSCO:16039at33183), with translation MEPPEFVTLVSNDGFEFVISRSAACISGTIRRMLDPASKFSEAVTGRCVFEDLNGVVLEKVCEYFLYHEKNKGQSEVPDMDIPPELCLELLIAADYLDT, from the exons ATGGAACCTCCCGAGTTCGTTACTCTCGTGTCGAACGATGGATTCGAATTCGTGATTTCAAGAAGTGCGGCTTGTATATCAGGAACAATACGTCGAATGCTTGATCCAGCTA GCAAATTCTCCGAAGCCGTGACCGGCCGATGTGTCTTCGAAGATTTGAA TGGTGTCGTCCTCGAGAAGGTCTGCGAATATTTTCTCTATCACGAGAAGAATAAAGGCCAATCTGAAGTGCCCGATATGGATATACCGCCAGAACTATGTCTAGAGCTACTTATTGCGGCTGATTATCTCGACA CATAA
- a CDS encoding uncharacterized protein (EggNog:ENOG410PQQ9~COG:Q~BUSCO:9173at33183): MAKLFFSCHCSRQLRGAALRASRLNAFVPCFAANNAPLYPNTWSEKYFSASTRPSKSLGRLQKTTCMVTGASSGIGFAITQRMLLEGADKVILVSRSEERLNSALERLGEIVPSRPVKKEDAAKAQKEESATTESKRWGGFASKSQVHLSVNDRVSLVIGDVGNPSFWSEDVKKVMNQVDILVNAAGVSHTSLLPFAKDEAISDMLNTNLRGTIFACRAMASRVLRKPSSRGNGDSKCIINISSLHAVKGGIGAATYASTKAGVIALTRAIVAEAAASRHSVRLRANVIVPGYIETKMLDELSPQIREEARLSVPLQRFGTSEEVADAALFLATNQYANNCVLNLDGGLSAL; this comes from the exons ATGGCCAAGCTCTTCTTTTCGTGCCATTGCAGCCGGCAGCTGCGCGGGGCGGCTCTCAGAGCCTCCCGATTGAACGCATTTGTTCCTTGTTTCGCTGCAAATAATGCTCCCTTATACCCTAACACTTGGAGTGAAAAGTACTTTAGCGCATCTACACGACCTTCTAAGAGCCTCGGCCGCTTACAAAAAACGACATGCATGGTCACGGGCGCCTCGTCAGGAATTGGCTTTGCCATAACGCAACGTATGCTACTCGAAGGCGCTGACAAAGTCATTCTCGTCAGCCGAAGCGAGGAGCGTTTGAACAGCGCATTGGAGCGGCTAGGGGAGATAGTTCCATCGCGGCCCGTTAAAAAGGAAGATGCGGCAAAAGCACAAAAAGAGGAATCCGCAACCACCGAGTCCAAGCGATGGGGAGGCTTCGCGTCCAAATCCCAAGTGCACCTGTCCGTGAATGATCGGGTGTCCTTGGTCATCGGAGATGTTGGAAACCCATCATTTTGGTCTGAAGACGTTAAAAAAGTCATG AACCAAGTCGATATTCTTGTTAACGCTGCCGGTGTTTCGCACACTTCGCTACTCCCTTTCGCTAAGGACGAGGCTATCTCAGACATGCTTAACACAAATCTTCGAGGAACTATATTCGCCTGCCGAGCTATGGCTAGCCGTGTTCTTCGTAAACCATCATCACGCGGCAATGGAGACTCAAAATGCATAATTAACATATCGTCCCTTCATGCCGTGAAGGGAGGCATCGGAGCAGCTACATACGCATCCACTAAGGCCGGAGTGATTGCTCTAACACGTGCAATTGTAGCAGAAGCTGCGGCGTCCAGACACAGCGTCAGACTCCGTGCAAACGTCATTGTCCCAGGCTACATCGAGACAAAGATGCTTGACG AGCTGAGTCCCCAAATCCGCGAGGAAGCACGGTTGTCCGTCCCACTTCAGAGATTCGGCACGTCCGAGGAGGTCGCCGATGCAGCCCTTTTCCTGGCAACAAACCAGTACGCCAACAATTGCGTTTTAAATCTCGACGGTGGACTAAGTGCTCTGTAA
- the UBA2 gene encoding E1 ubiquitin-activating protein uba2 (EggNog:ENOG410PFVA~COG:O~BUSCO:4467at33183), translating into MSQADTAPGPRDKHLRQSLGTLSSNIRKSRVLLVGAGGIGCELLKNLLLTGFGEVHIIDLDTIDLSNLNRQFLFRHEHIKKPKALVAKEVASKFRPQAKLEAYHANIKDSRFNVEWFTSFDIVFNALDNLDARRHVNRMCLAADVPLIESGTTGYNGQVQVIRKSRTECYDCTSKPVPKSFPVCTIRSTPSQPIHSIVWAKSYLLPELFGTSEDDVEMDHSEDSENAEEIANLRQEAQALKEVKNSMGSSDFAKKVFEKVFSQDIVRLRSMEEMWKSRKAPEPLSYESLESEASSVDSLISTQDQTTWNLVENFAVFKDSTERLVKRLKTLQAEVPEGPPPIVTFDKDDVDTLDFVAAGANLRSAIFSIDLKSKFEIKQMAGNIIPAIATTNAMTAALCVLQAFKVLKDDYENAKMIFLERSGARAINTDTLKPPNPECPVCSVAQGKIFVDPDRATLNHLVEGVLRLKLGYGEEFSISNQLGTIYDPDLEDNLPKKLSELGVEKDRFVTVIDEEDQRPKVNLELLVAERRAPEQESPISLETEVTIPTKPNVPAPEVTTNGAAEQTNGTPGKRKRTAEEAELENGDPLARKVAKIDTNGGDINPIVLDDDTGAILIDD; encoded by the exons ATGTCGCAGGCCGACACGGCACCAGGGCCACGAGACAAACACCTCAGGCAGTCTCTCGGCACTTTATCGTCGAACATCCGGAAG TCTCGCGTACTCCTCGTCGGTGCTGGCGGAATCGGGTGCGAACTCTTAAAGAACCTTCTGCTGACGGGATTCGGCGAGGTTCATATAATCGACCTCGACACGATTGACCTATCTAATCTGAATCGCCAGTTTCTCTTTCGGCATGAGCACATAAAGAAGCCTAAAGCCTTG GTTGCAAAGGAGGTAGCGAGCAAATTTCGCCCGCAAGCAAAACTGGAGGCATACCATGCcaatattaaagatagtcGGTTCAATGTCGAATGGTTCACGTCTTTCGATATCGTTTTCAACGCTTTGGATAACCTGGATGCCCGACGACACGTCAATCGCATGTGTTTAGCAGCAGACGTACCGTTGATCGAGAGCGGGACGACCGGGTACAACGGGCAGGTCCAGGTCATAAGAAAAAGTCGCACCGAATGCTATGATTGCACCAGCAAGCCGGTCCCTAAATCTTTTCCAGTTTGCACGATAAGGAGCACGCCAAGCCAGCCTATTCACAGCATCGTATGGGCGAAGAGCTATTTACTGCCAGAGCTTTTTGGGACATCTGAGGATGATGTTGAGATGGACCATTCAGAGGACTCTGAGAATGCCGAAGAGATCGCAAACCTCCGACAGGAAGCGCAGGCCCTCAAAGAGGTTAAAAATTCGATGGGGTCTTCGGATTTTGCCAAGAAGGTATTTGAGAAGGTGTTCTCTCAAGATATCGTAAGACTACGCAGCATGGAAGAAATGTGGAAGAGCCGGAAGGCCCCTGAGCCTCTTTCATATGAATCTTTGGAATCTGAAGCTAGTTCGGTTGACTCGCTTATATCCACTCAGGACCAAACGACCTGGAATTTGGTTGAAAACTTTGCTGTCTTTAAAGACAGTACTGAGCGTTTGGTCAAGAGATTGAAGACCCTGCAAGCAGAAGTCCCAGAGGGGCCGCCTCCAATCGTGACCTTTGACAAAGATGATGTCGATACGCTTGATTTTGTTGCTGCCGGTGCCAACCTTCGCTCCGCGATCTTTTCAATCGACTTGAAATCTAAATTCGAGATTAAGCAAATGGCTGGAAACATTATCCCAGCGATCGCTACAACTAATGCCATGACAGCTGCACTCTGCGTTCTACAGGCGTTCAAGGTTTTGAAGGATGACTATGAAAACGCAAAAATG ATTTTCCTTGAGCGGTCTGGAGCTCGAGCTATCAACACAGATACCCTCAAACCGCCTAACCCAGAATGTCCAGTTTGCTCCGTTGCCCAGGGAAAAATATTCGTCGATCCGGATAGGGCCACTTTAAATCATCTAGTCGAGGGCGTCCTCCGGCTAAAGCTAGGCTATGGCGAGGAATTTTCAATCAGTAACCAGCTTGGAACCATCTATGATCCTGATTTAGAAGATAATTTGCCGAAGAAACTAAGCGAACTCGGCGTGGAGAAAGATAGATTTGTTACTGTGATTGATGAAGAGGACCAGCGACCCAAAGTTAACTTGGAATTGCTTGTTGCTGAACG ACGGGCTCCTGAACAAGAGTCACCAATATCTCTCGAGACTGAAGTCACCATCCCGACTAAACCCAACGTGCCTGCACCAGAAGTCACCACAAATGGTGCGGCGGAGCAGACCAACGGTACGCCAGGCAAAAGAAAACGAACTGCAGAGGAAGCAGAGCTCGAAAATGGCGATCCTCTAGCTAGGAAAGTTGCGAAAATCGACACGAATGGCGGCGACATCAATCCGATTGTCCTAGATGATGATACAGGCGCGATTCTAATCGATGATTAG
- a CDS encoding uncharacterized protein (EggNog:ENOG410PIF4~COG:H~BUSCO:7983at33183), whose product MSDDEADPELLELLRQSLSLGGPPKNAPAETKVLQGAQYVFDNAIDVALSPAKTKEAAETIWQMMQERSYSTKTWASHELHPKEKNEKTVDFIFTMDLLNFSFWSAEKDESKRFAVDYRGKRWTGYWSLVAALQRALDEEIPITSPEFWQNAEECTEDVIKHVFRSATDEEIPLLQERIACLREAGRILCDEYDCSFVNCIEEANNSAAALVNLLAENFTCFRDEATFEGKTVRFYKRAQILVADIWACFRGRKYGKFNDIDKITMFADYRVPQMLHQLGCLLYSPRLESHIRQLKLIPSGDKWEIELRGASIWCVELIRQMIMRNHAAAKAGAYAEGSSLSTSGSQSVEALDMNLAEEEKKRNNLEPRDLGGDDEEEGGEEKPMGVNAILIDFLLYDRMKEVENDGKEEIPHHRTRSIWY is encoded by the exons ATGTCTGATGACGAAGCGGACCCAGAGCTCCTCGAGCTCCTCCGCCAGTCCCTGAGTTTGGGCGGCCCACCCAAAAACGCGCCGGCTGAGACCAAAGTGCTGCAAGGCGCCCAATACGTTTTCGACAACGCCATCGACGTTGCGCTTTCTCCTGCAAAGACAAAAGAAGCAGCAGAGACAATATGGCAGATGATGCAGGAGAGATCTTATTCCACTAAGACATGGGCATCACACGAGTTGCATCCAAAGGAAAAGAACGAGAAGACCGTTGATTTTATCTTTACAATGGATCTGTTAAACTTTAGCTTCTGGTCCGCCGAGAAGGATGAGTCTAAACGCTTTGCCGTAGATTATCGTGGAAAGCGGTGGACCGGCTACTGGAGCCTTGTTGCTGCACTACAAAGAGCTTTGGATGAAG AGATCCCAATTACGAGCCCTGAATTCTGGCAAAATGCAGAAGAATGCACGGAAGACGTCATAAAGCATGTCTTCCGGTCTGCGACAGACGAAGAAATTCCACTCTTGCAAGAGCGGATAGCATGTCTCCGCGAAGCGGGTCGAATTCTTTGTGAT GAATATGATTGCAGCTTCGTCAACTGCATTGAAGAAGCAAACAATTCCGCTGCCGCGCTGGTAAACCTTTTAGCAGAAAATTTTACTTGCTTCCGTGATGAAGCAACCTTCGAAGGCAAAACCGTACGCTTCTACAAACGCGCTCAGATTCTAGTCGCAGATATATGGGCCTGTTTCCGGGGCAGAAAGTACGGTAAATTCAACGACATTGATAAAATAACGATGTTTGCAGATTATCGCGTCCCGCAGATGCTTCACCAATTAGGCTGTCTGTTGTACTCCCCCCGGCTAGAAAGTCACATCCGCCAGCTAAAGCTGATTCCGAGCGGCGACAAGTGGGAGATAGAGTTGCGTGGGGCTAGTATCTGGTGCGTGGAACTGATCCGTCAGATGATCATGAGGAACCATGCTGCTGCGAAGGCTGGTGCATATGCGGAAGGATCGTCGTTATCTACCTCGGGATCGCAGTCCGTTGAGGCGTTAGACATGAATTTGgcggaggaagagaagaagcgtaACAACCTCGAACCGCGGGATCTTGGAGGtgacgatgaagaagagggTGGGGAAGAGAAACCCATGGGTGTTAATGCCATTTTGATCGACTTCCTACTGTACGATCGGATGAAGGAAGTGGAAAACGACGGGAAAGAAGAAATCCCACATCACCGAACAAGAAGTATCTGGTATTAA
- a CDS encoding uncharacterized protein (EggNog:ENOG410PQJ2~COG:L~TransMembrane:1 (o250-269i)~BUSCO:8541at33183) encodes MSRKASEQALANLLPTLAESLPDELVELAAYLLAQSRSYGGSLKPEEEIARPYACAEIACKRLSKSLKLPPRTSRPPCPPRIYKKLFAYLEQLLSQSSTAAKRQEKDKVQPQPRRSTRERRGGPVTPSKTEAKSFVTPSKSTETARIDKTTAIQSRLSTIIQDAPSWTMPTIRNICRALTASLSRLVPSAPPKVSTSFPPHMFAGLSSVLCFAERTLSDDSQDLDPNHIRLLSAVSDHSQPEETSYRENMITLVIAIYFLVVVRMLGLGRDENPHPGSSNRRELDMDMFNDLATAALASEGLPADQTLLDNVHVWVRTIIMRDWMNGNEWFENIPVADPNRGQGGAGAENDGSGGNSGDNDDEEDGIISPKKRRLMNRYVRKVTHRSLRDIDNQRPKLLPGLGTMMHDRVDWLSEGKKDEYVTWKEGTMKRIREIESAAVTA; translated from the exons ATGAGTCGCAAGGCTTCTGAGCAGGCTTTAGCCaatctacttcccactcttGCTGAATCTTTGCCTGACGAGCTAGTCGAACTGGCTGCGTATTTACTGGCGCAGTCACGTAGCTATGGAGGTAGTTTGAAGCCTGAGGAGGAAATTGCGAGACCTTATGCGTGTGCAGAAATTGCTTGCAAGAG GTTGAGCAAGTCGTTGAAACTCCCTCCGAGAACCAGCCGTCCGCCATGTCCCCCAAGAATATACAAGAAATTGTTCGCATACCTAGAGCAATTGCTTTCGCAATCATCCACGGCAGCTAAACGGCAGGAGAAGGATAAGGTCCAGCCACAGCCAAGGCGAAGTACAAGAGAGCGCCGTGGAGGCCCAGTTACGCCTTCAAAAACGGAGGCTAAAAGCTTCGTGACTCCATCCAAGTCGACTGAGACAGCTAGAATAGATAAGACAACCGCGATTCAATCCAGACTGTCCACAATAATCCAAGATGCACCTTCATGGACGATGCCTACAATCCGGAATATCTGCAGGGCTCTTACCGCGTCGCTGTCAAGATTAGTCCCCTCCGCTCCGCCAAAAGTGTCAACGTCTTTTCCTCCGCATATGTTTGCGGGATTATCATCGGTATTATGCTTCGCTGAGAGGACCCTGTCCGACGACAGCCAAGATCTTGATCCGAACCATATACGATTGCTCTCTGCAGTTTCGGACCATTCTCAACCGGAAGAAACTTCATACCGTGAGAACATGATAACACTTGTAATAGCAATATATTTCCTCGTCGTTGTGCGAATGCTTGGGCTGGGACGCGATGAGAACCCTCACCCTGGCAGCTCGAACCGACGCGAACTTGATATGGATATGTTCAATGATCTAGCCACAGCTGCTCTTGCTAGCGAAGGTCTACCCGCCGACCAGACCCTGCTGGACAACGTTCATGTGTGGGTCAGAACGATTATTATGCGTGACTGGATGAATGGAAATGAGTGGTTTGAAAACATTCCTGTCGCCGATCCCAATCGCGGCCAAGGAGGAGCCGGAGCAGAAAATGATGGGTCTGGAGGGAATTCGGGGGATAATGATGACGAGGAAGACGGCATTATTAGTCCAAAGAAGCGGAGATTGATGAATCGTTACGTTAGAAAAGTGACGCATCGCTCTCTACGGGACATTGATAACCAGCGTCCAAAATTGCTGCCCGGCTTGGGAACCATGATGCATGATCGGGTGGATTGGTTGAGTGAGGGTAAAAAGGATGAGTATGTAACCTGGAAAGAGGGAACTATGAAGCGGATACGGGAGATCGAGAGTGCTGCAGTCACAGCTTAG
- a CDS encoding uncharacterized protein (EggNog:ENOG410PFMP~COG:I,J,T~BUSCO:4227at33183): MPQTYKEISAIAQKRRDDAINAFFKVPDVREEDLPRDLRSFPKTSGLLSAEELEIINSDAETLLQRIKSRSLTSVAATNAFCKAAVIAQKLTNCVTEVLFREGLARARYLDEYLAKNNKTIGPLHGLPLSLKDNFITPPHPSSIGMSLYANEPTDKESVLVHILKDLGAVFYVKTNVPTAMMMPETSNRVWGETRNPIHKGLTPGGSSGGEGAIMAMRASPLGVGTDIGGSIRIPSAFCHLYGLKPSFGRLPIWGGRPSIPGQDFVNGVCGPMSPSLRSIKLFCESVLSEEAAPWNYDPKIVPMPWKKDVIQPKGRKLRIGVLGNNDTIITCHPPVERALEMVKTALQDAGHDVFEWEPIAHREIMNLLAEGFDELGSSAIMPNLQAFQEPLYGAMQRMFAGGKSSGGKLGPEKLREMILRRNQLQKDYLDRWLATKTATAGPMDCIITPVAAAAAARLGLGETVDYVGYTGVANLLDLPGCTFPVTYADKSVDLKRGSDWKALSSRDQAVQDDYDPEFYHGAPVSLQLVGRRLEEEKVVEMVEIVSEALKFQPRPNL, from the exons ATGCCTCAGACATACAAAGAAATCTCGGCCATTGCCCAAAAGAGGCGTGATGATGCCATCAATGCCTTCTTCAAGGTCCCCGATGTCAGGGAAGAAGACCTACCACGAGATCTGAGATCCTTCCCCAAGACCTCTGGGCTGCTATCCGCCGAAGAGCTTGAGATCATCAACTCGGACGCCGAGACGCTTCTTCAACGGATCAAAAGCAGAAGTTTAACTTCGGTGGCAGCGACAAATGCATTCTGCAAGGCTGCAGTAATTGCCCAGAAGCTG ACAAACTGTGTGACTGAAGTCCTCTTCCGTGAAGGGCTGGCACGAGCCAGGTATCTGGATGAATATCTCGCGAAGAATAACAAAACCATTGGCCCCCTCCACGGGTTGCCGTTGTCGTTGAAAGATAACTTTATCACTCCCCCGCATCCCTCTTCAATTGGAATGTCGTTATACGCCAACGAACCCACCGACAAAGAATCAGTTTTAGTGCATATCCTCAAAGACCTGGGTGCAGTATTCTATGTCAAAACCAACGTCCCAACGGCTATGATGATGCCCGAAACATCCAACCGAGTATGGGGTGAAACGCGGAACCCCATCCATAAAGGCCTTACTCCGGGCGGTTCTTCTGGAGGCGAAGGTGCCATCATGGCCATGAGAGCCTCTCCTCTTGGAGTGGGCACTGATATCGGTGGCAGCATTCGAATCCCCAGCGCTTTCTGTCATTTATATGGACTAAAACCATCCTTTGGGCGCCTCCCAATTTGGGGAGGCAGGCCCAGTATTCCAGGCCAGGATTTCGTCAACGGTGTCTGCGGACCGATGTCACCTTCACTACGATCGATAAAACTGTTCTGTGAGTCCGTTCTCTCAGAGGAAGCGGCACCCTGGAATTATGACCCAAAGATCGTTCCCATGCCCTGGAAGAAAGATGTCATCCAGCCCAAGGGACGAAAATTGAGAATCGGTGTGCTAGGAAACAATGATACCATTATCACTTGCCATCCGCCCGTTGAGAGAGCTTTGGAAATGGTAAAGACAGCCTTGCAAGATGCTGGACATGATGTTTTTGAATG GGAACCAATTGCCCACCGGGAAATCATGAATCTCCTTGCAGAAGGCTTCGATGAACTGGGCTCCTCGGCCATCATGCCAAACCTCCAGGCCTTCCAGGAGCCCCTCTACGGCGCCATGCAGAGAATGTTTGCTGGCGGGAAGTCCTCCGGTGGAAAACTGGGCCCCGAAAAGCTGCGGGAAATGATCCTGAGGAGAAATCAGCTTCAGAAGGACTACCTTGATCGCTGGCTCGCGACCAAAACGGCCACAGCTGGGCCAATGGACTGCATTATCACCCCAGTCGCAGCAGCGGCTGCTGCCCGCCTGGGACTGGGAGAAACGGTGGATTATGTAGGCTACACGGGAGTCGCAAATCTGCTCG ACCTTCCTGGCTGCACATTCCCAGTCACATATGCCGACAAGTCTGTTGATCTCAAGCGAGGCAGCGACTGGAAAGCTCTCAGCAGCAGAGACCAAGCAGTCCAGGATGACTATGATCCGGAGTTCTATCACGGGGCGCCCGTCTCCCTGCAGCTTGTCGGCAGACGATTGGAGGAAGAGAAGGTGGTGGAGATGGTGGAGATCGTGTCGGAAGCGCTCAAGTTCCAGCCAAGGCCGAATTTGTAA
- a CDS encoding uncharacterized protein (EggNog:ENOG410PT89~COG:L~BUSCO:15305at33183), with translation MPPTRRRSGNPASTRHQQTLSFGTKSRISKPTSGPSSKHLKDISSPSPTAEPELPGRKGVSKSPSPAAPTLVADVAKQEVAVPAQPIAASSKSENVVREQARVQLQAPKSAEDKKAEALTEEDIRRYWEAEEAKMSAPRVHQEGLSIHEKILRHFDLSNQYGVKPSHILPPILVSYVF, from the exons ATGCCACCCACCCGCCGCCGCTCTGGCAACCCCGCCTCCACCAGACACCAACAGACCCTCTCTTTCGGCACAAAATCACGCATCTCAAAGCCCACATCTGGCCCATCCTCCAAACACCTCAAAGACATCTCCTCTCCCTCACCGACCGCTGAACCTGAACTCCCCGGCCGCAAGGGCGTCTCGAAGAGCCCATCGCCAGCCGCGCCCACCCTCGTCGCGGACGTCGCCAAACAGGAAGTGGCCGTACCCGCACAGCCTATCGCAGCATCATCAAAATCCGAGAATGTCGTTCGCGAGCAAGCCCGCGTGCAACTCCAAGCACCCAAGTCAGCCGAGGATAAAAAGGCGGAGGCGTTGACGGAGGAGGATATACGGCGGTATTGGGAGGCGGAGGAGGCGAAGATGAGCGCGCCCAGAG TGCACCAAGAAGGTCTAAGCATACACGAGAAGATCCTCCGACATTTCGATTTATCAAATCAATACGGGGTAAAGCCTTCACATATCCTCCCCCCAATTCTGGTTTCTTATGTTTTTTGA